One window of bacterium genomic DNA carries:
- a CDS encoding GNAT family N-acetyltransferase: SKYFDDEFWNQSTDRFLWWAKLDETVIGFAKTELLEDPVWERLGYIGDFYIAPPFRRRGHGRGFARLIFDWFAHRGIRYVRLYVRVDNPAASAFWEKQGFETVRYQMRKML; this comes from the coding sequence TTCCAAGTACTTCGATGATGAGTTCTGGAACCAGAGTACAGACAGGTTTCTGTGGTGGGCCAAACTTGATGAAACCGTCATCGGCTTTGCGAAGACGGAATTGCTAGAAGACCCGGTGTGGGAAAGGCTTGGCTACATTGGGGACTTCTACATAGCACCACCGTTCCGCCGTCGTGGACATGGTAGAGGATTCGCCCGGCTGATTTTTGATTGGTTTGCTCACCGAGGCATCCGCTATGTGAGGCTTTATGTTCGTGTAGACAACCCTGCCGCCTCAGCATTCTGGGAGAAGCAAGGGTTCGAAACAGTTAGGTATCAGATGCGGAAGATGCTTTAA